The Juglans regia cultivar Chandler chromosome 6, Walnut 2.0, whole genome shotgun sequence genome contains the following window.
ccaattaatttcctttttgtttccACCTCAAATCCCAGCCCTAGGAGCACTAGAACTAAGTACAAttcccccctcccaaaaaaaattccagaatCTAAAAGATTGAATCTAGCAATaacaggcaaaaaaaaaaaaaaaaactttgaaatgaaataaatggtgtagaagaaaaaaaatatgaaatagcaagtacctaaaaatatttttcaatcaatTTGGTCTAGCTACAGTGACCACCAAATATAACCATCAATCCCAAATTACTGTAGCTAAAGTCATATCCTTTTGAAGTTGCATAATtcaatgtaaattatttttgaagtctATTAGCCAAACTCCTAATTGAATTTGTATTCAAAATTCGATCAGGATGTGGAAAAACTGCATCGATAAACTCTTGGAGAGTTTGCTCGTAGACTAGTTGAGCCCCGCACTTGTCCACCTTCATGAATGGATTGCCAATCATAATTGAAACCTCAATGTAACTCCATGTATCCACCTCCTTTGACTCTTTGTTAAACCAGATGCGTGGTACATATAACCAATGTCCTGCTGGTGTATCAATAGTATTGGGGAATTTCTGGAGTGTATCGAACTTTAGGAGGGTTTTGAGAGGACCTTCATCGGTGACAAAATGAAACACAAGCTCCTCATAATCTAACCTCGTAAAATGTGTTGACTCCAAACTTTCAAGGTCATTGATTTcataggaaaaataaagagcATATCCCAACCACTTTCTACTATCATCCAAATCAGGATGCAACCAGATTGTAATCGAGGAACCCATACTCTGATTCTGGAACCACGTTGGAATTTCTATTGCTCTTGAACCACCCGAGATGACTCTGGCAAGATCACTGTGTGcctatgaaaaataaattaaattaagaaaaagaggaaacaaAAAGCTAACGTTTTATGGTTCAACTAATTAGGtatattaatatgaaattttgtcaTGCTAAACCATTCAATATCCATGATTTCAGTCCAAATTAATGTTCTTAAATTGCAACTTTTATTACTCATTTAAGTGGCTTCCGTTAGTACTTAATCTTGTTGGCACCATCCATTTTGTGAACTTGAGATGGTAAAAAAAGCACTATAATTTGACCACCGTACGTAtaacatttaaaagtctataCATGATATTTGACAAAGGATTGGAGCAATTTGAAATaaagttcaaaatttgatgGTGCAAGAGAGAAGAAACTAACATACCTTAGTGGTTCTTTCTTTCAATAGGTCACGTTGTCCATTTTTCAATCGACGTGGCTTACAGGTACTCTTTAGAATAGCTAATCCAGTTTCATCTGCTACCCATGtatgaattttattagaacatgTTCCCAATGAGATACAATCTTGAGCATCAACGTATACTATACTTGACGGAAGTTCTGGCAATGATCGAAGCTGGCTACAGCTTCTcaagaaaataacataaagCTTCGAAAGTTGAGATATGCTTTCAGGTAAGAGCGTGAAATCATTTCCACTTAGATCTTGAGCTAGCAGTGATGACAATTCACTTAGGTCATTGGGAATTGCTCCATCTTTTAAATGGCAATTACTCAAATCTAAGTTCTTCAAGCTGCATAGAGTACTTGACAACGAAGTAGGCAAAACCAAACCAGTGTCGGGGTTCCCCCAAAACCAAGTTACTAATCGTTTGAGAAACAACTTAGGTGGAAAACATGAACATCCTTGGAAGCACAACATTTTAAGATTTTGTAGACGTGTAATGGAGGATGGAAATTGCCTTATAGCGGTTTCACTTATATCGAGCTCCTTCAGATGTTCCAAATTCCCTAGTCCCTCGGGCATTTCCTCAAGTTGTGAACAACCAGAGAGTGCAAGAGTTTTAAGAGATGTCAAACCATAAATAGCACTCGGAAGACTCAAGAGGCTTTTGCAGCCTCTCAAACTCAAATAAGTGAGGCCAATTAAGTGCCCAATTGATGATGGAAGTTCTACTAATGCAATCCCATCCAAATCAAGTTGCCTCAAACGATTCATGTTTCCCACCGTTTCAGGAAACTTCCAGAGTCTCGTACAGCCAGAAAGAATCAAAATTTCTAGGGAATCCCAACTAATGTTACAGGGAAGGCTAGTAAGAGATGTGGAACCtttcaaattcagaaaaataaggCGTTTTAGAGCTCCAACCGATGAGTGGAGATTACGAAATTTTGTACAGCCTTGAAGAATCAGCCTCTTAAGATTTGGGGCATTAGTGAAGTCCGGTCTCCACCAAGAACTGAGAGTCACTAAGGTCAACATGCTCTAGCTTGTATAAACTCTGGGATATAACAATAAATATGGGAATTAAATTTGATGcatacattaatttattagttttttagaATTCCGAAAAGAACACTTTTATTCAAGCAAATATCTTACCTTAGTTCCCTGCCACAGTTGCTGAATGTGGCTCTAATACAGTGTGAGTTCAACGAGTTTATTAGGTGGGAAACTCATTGggaaagatttgaaattgtatCCATGCCACTCCAAAACCCGCAACTCCGTAG
Protein-coding sequences here:
- the LOC108991025 gene encoding TMV resistance protein N-like, translated to MANSPTTQTSPSSSSSSSSLPPWDVFLSFHGEDTRKSFTAHLYTALKQRSISTFRDDKELERGKYISQELLNAIENSIDESTFIEVIVDQVILAKLNSTFSIVSKKLVGIDSRLEKLMNLYLNIRSDDVRFLGTWGMGGIGKTSLARAVFDKISSQFKVSSFIANVRETSTRGNGGLVDLQKQLLSDLFKDKSSDIKDVDRGKNKIRHRLRHRRVLVVVDDVDQTQQLEALAIERDWFGGGSVIIITTRDKHLLIERGLDEDEIYRAKELDDDEALQLFSWKAFKKDLPLEGFVELSKQIIHYANGLPLAIEVLGRFLCRQNADLWESALRRLSKNPKKEIVDTLKISFDGLEENEQNVFLDIACYFKGEKYVNRVKSIPESCDYHPSSGIEILINKSSITISRGKLWMHDLLQEMGHEIVRRQSQGDPARQSRLWLTNDIIRVLKNNSGTNRIEGIVLNSPSQEELHLNSGVFSEMKNLRLLKIIGSTSLTSLPCNISWDSLEILILSGCTRLWKFPETVGNMNRLRQLDLDGIALVELPSSIGHLIGLTYLSLRGCKSLLSLPSAIYGLTSLKTLALSGCSQLEEMPEGLGNLEHLKELDISETAIRQFPSSITRLQNLKMLCFQGCSCFPPKLFLKRLVTWFWGNPDTGLVLPTSLSSTLCSLKNLDLSNCHLKDGAIPNDLSELSSLLAQDLSGNDFTLLPESISQLSKLYVIFLRSCSQLRSLPELPSSIVYVDAQDCISLGTCSNKIHTWVADETGLAILKSTCKPRRLKNGQRDLLKERTTKAHSDLARVISGGSRAIEIPTWFQNQSMGSSITIWLHPDLDDSRKWLGYALYFSYEINDLESLESTHFTRLDYEELVFHFVTDEGPLKTLLKFDTLQKFPNTIDTPAGHWLYVPRIWFNKESKEVDTWSYIEVSIMIGNPFMKVDKCGAQLVYEQTLQEFIDAVFPHPDRILNTNSIRSLANRLQK